One window from the genome of Thermaerobacter marianensis DSM 12885 encodes:
- a CDS encoding MFS transporter produces MPAGVYVIAVVAWLYFVSLDMLATGLPLALAAAGAGEGWIGFLVGWMGLAAMLQRPFLAAWGDRRGHGRLLVLSLLAGLAGALLFASSPHPAAQLLARTLQGTSLAGLVVSTQALMAALAPPALRARALALQGLADTGGVLAGTNLGEWAWRHLGRTGLFAGTAAVVAGALLLATALRTSRPAPGSSPVAGSSAAGAPAGRAARGTAAAAPARPVTPRAAAASPVEAFARGPAGPRAPGRSQAPGPSPRLPAGHREPGRTRAWRTRFGPAHLPVPAALLGLATLTGTIFGAALNLTVLHAQAVGFRAGAWLAVFALVAMGARYAAGTLIDRGAAATSAPEPGEDSAGSSGSGVALAARLLGPAFGLMAAGEAVLAAAQSGTAAYAAAVILAAGYGVAHTALVAAAVGGAPAARRGIVAGWLANAIDLGVGAGLAVLGWILEAWSFPVMYGVLAGAGALGVAVSLAGVPVRHGRRLRTHP; encoded by the coding sequence TTGCCCGCGGGCGTCTACGTCATCGCCGTCGTCGCCTGGCTCTACTTCGTCTCCCTGGACATGCTGGCCACGGGCCTGCCGCTGGCGCTGGCCGCCGCCGGCGCCGGCGAGGGGTGGATCGGGTTCCTGGTCGGGTGGATGGGCCTTGCCGCCATGCTCCAGCGGCCCTTTCTCGCCGCCTGGGGCGACCGCCGCGGTCACGGCCGGCTGCTGGTCTTGAGCCTGCTGGCCGGGCTGGCCGGCGCCTTGCTGTTTGCCTCCAGCCCGCATCCCGCCGCGCAGCTCCTGGCGCGGACGCTCCAGGGCACGTCCCTGGCGGGCCTGGTGGTGTCGACCCAGGCCCTGATGGCGGCGCTGGCCCCGCCGGCCCTGCGGGCCCGCGCCCTGGCCCTGCAGGGGCTGGCCGACACCGGCGGCGTCCTGGCCGGCACCAACCTGGGCGAGTGGGCCTGGCGCCACCTGGGACGAACCGGCCTGTTCGCCGGCACCGCCGCGGTGGTGGCCGGCGCCCTGCTTCTGGCGACGGCGCTCCGGACAAGCCGGCCCGCGCCCGGATCCTCCCCGGTCGCCGGCTCCTCCGCCGCCGGTGCCCCGGCCGGCAGGGCCGCCCGCGGCACCGCCGCCGCGGCACCGGCCCGCCCCGTCACCCCCAGGGCGGCCGCCGCTTCACCGGTGGAGGCCTTCGCGAGAGGACCGGCGGGCCCGCGGGCCCCAGGGCGATCCCAGGCTCCCGGCCCCTCGCCGCGCCTTCCGGCCGGGCACCGGGAACCCGGCCGGACCCGGGCCTGGCGCACCCGGTTCGGACCCGCCCACCTGCCGGTGCCCGCCGCCCTGCTGGGACTGGCCACCCTGACGGGGACCATCTTCGGAGCGGCCCTCAACCTGACCGTGCTCCACGCCCAGGCGGTGGGATTCCGGGCGGGGGCCTGGCTGGCGGTGTTCGCCCTGGTGGCCATGGGGGCCCGGTACGCCGCGGGCACCCTCATCGACCGCGGGGCCGCGGCGACCTCCGCCCCGGAACCGGGGGAGGACAGCGCCGGGTCGTCCGGTTCGGGCGTGGCCCTGGCGGCCCGCCTGCTGGGACCGGCTTTCGGCCTCATGGCCGCGGGCGAGGCCGTCCTGGCGGCAGCCCAGAGCGGCACGGCCGCCTACGCCGCGGCGGTGATCCTGGCCGCCGGCTACGGCGTCGCCCACACCGCGCTGGTGGCGGCGGCGGTGGGCGGTGCGCCGGCGGCCCGGCGGGGGATCGTGGCGGGCTGGCTGGCCAACGCCATCGACCTGGGGGTGGGCGCCGGGCTGGCCGTGCTGGGCTGGATCCTGGAGGCGTGGTCCTTCCCCGTGATGTACGGCGTGCTGGCGGGAGCCGGCGCCCTTGGCGTGGCGGTCAGCCTGGCGGGCGTACCGGTTCGGCATGGGCGGCGCCTGCGCACCCACCCGTAG